The window TGCTGCGGGGCAGAACCGCGTTTTCGCGATAATCCGTACCGGTCACCAGCGGCACATCACCAAAAAGGTTTACCAGATAAAAATAATTCGCCGCCCGGATAAACCTAGCCTCAGCCAGGTACTGTTTTTTACCATAATCGCTCATGCCCGATGAGCCCGGGATATTTTCGACTGCTGCGTTTGCGGTATATATGCTGTTATACAGCGGACCCCAATAATACCCGGCAACGTTTGCGTTGGCAGAACTGACCGTATTGGTATAGAATTCCTGGTAAAGGTTTGTCGGGCTTGTAATCTGCAGTTCATCTGCACTCACGCCCAGACCGACCGAAACCGGCCCGCCAAAGGCATACCCTGTAGTCTTGACCATATTCAGGTAGAGTCCGCGGATCACCGAATTTGTTTTGGCATCGGTTTCGAATGCAGATCCCGTCGTGATTGAATCAATGGGGGCGTCGATATCCACAAATTTTTTGCAGCCGGATATACTCATGCAAAGTACCGATGTCAATAATATGATGCTATTGAATTTTGATTTATTCTTCATGATTAGGATATTAAAGTGATATTTGTAGGCCTGCTGTAAAGGTGCGAAGCGGCGCCATCCTGGTGTAGCTCTGTGTCTCGGGATCAGCACCCTTATAGCCTGTGATCACAAATACATTCTGTGCCTGGAAATAAAGCCTGCAGGAGTTGATATGGATGGTGCTTAACCAGTTTATCGGAAGATCATAGGCCAAATACACGTTTTTTAGCCTCACATAGGAAGCATCCGTATAGGATCCGCCACTGGAAATGTAAGCATAGGTGCCGCTCAGGCCGGTGAGCGACCCTGGAAGGGTAGTATATTTCTGAACATCGGCCTGTTGTCCTGGCGCCTGCCACCGGTCAAGCGCCAGGGTCGGGAAGTTCAGCATCCCCCCCGGCAGATTGAACGCCTGCGATGCCCTCCAGTCCTTACCCAGCTGACGGGTAAACTGCAGAAAGAAACTGGCGCTGAAACGCCCGTAAGAAAAATTGTTGTTCAGTCCCCCGTAAAATTTTGGGTCGGTATTTCCCTGTACTATATAATCCAGTACATTGGCAATCTTATCTCCGTTCACATCATTGACCGTGTAAAGTCCGGTTGCCGGGTCCACACCGAGAAATTCTGTAGCGAAAATCCTGTTCAATGACTGGCCAATCGCATATTTGGTTGCATAGGATGAAGAGGCCAGATCCGGATAGGCTTTCAGAATATTCTTGGGCACGGTGATATTAAAGTCGCTTGCCCAGGTAAATTTATCGCTGTTAATGTTTTTTGTGGTTAGGGTAAGCTCCAGGCCGCGGTTCTGTACCCTGACCCCTTCCAGGTTGTTCACCACTCCGGTGAATCCGGTGATTCTGGGCAAAGGGTAGGTGACCAGTGGATCCGAGGAAACATTTTGATAGACTGAGGCGGTAAACAGGATCCTGTCTTTTAAAAAGCCCAGTTCCAGCCCAAGCTCTGCCTTGATATTTCTTTCCCAGTGCAGTTTAGGGTTATACAGCTTTCCGGGTGCGAGCGTTGTTGAATCGCCATAGGTAGGTCCGTTCGTATAGCTGTCCAAATAAGCGTATTCGCCAATCTGATCATTCCCTGTAACCCCGTAGCTTGCCCGCAGTTTACCATAACTCAGTACCCGGCTGTTCTTAAAATAATCCTCGCTGCTGAATATCCATGCCGCACCGCCCGCACCGAAGCTCGAGAAACGCGATTCGGGTCCGAACCTGCTAGATCCATCCCGTCTGCCGGTCAGGTTAATAATGTATTTTTGATCCCAGTTGTAGTTGATTCTACCGAAAAATGCCTGATATTTATAGGTTGAAGCGGTATTGGTAATCGTTACCGTCTGGGCAGCACCGAGCGATTCCAGCAAGTCATCGCTCGTGTAACCCGTTCCTCTTCCCTGTAGCGAGGAGGTGTTGCGGCTATTATAGGTCGCCCCAAGAAGTACATTCAAAGTTCCCTTGCTGATTTTTTTGGTATATTCTGCCTGCGGTTCTGCAATCCAGTTCCGGAACACTGAATTGCCCAATAAAGACAGTCCACCAAGATTGGGTTTGTTCGGGTTCTGAGACGAAAGGGGCATCAGTCTTTTATCATCCGTGATGGTAGAGTTGTAGCCAAAACTGCTTCGGATGGTCAGATCCCTGGTGATTTTATAGTTCAGCACCGTATTGGCATTTATGCTGTTCATATTCGAGCGGTAAATAAGGTTTAGCTGTGAAAGCGGATTATCCTTTCCGTCATATCCTCCTTCGTTCCATGCCAGGTTGCCCTTTGCATCATAAAGCCTGAAGTTGGGCGGAAGGGTTACCGCTCCGGCAAGATCGCCGCCCACCAGGTCACTGTTGGTGATGGAGTAAAGCCCGGAAAAATCGATGCTGAATTTTTGATTCTCGGTGGCGCTGTGGAGGTTAAAGCTCACAGATGCCCTGTCGCTGCTTTTCTCTCCAGGCCATACTGTCCCGTCCTTATGGTATCCACCGCCAAGACGGTACTGGGTATTTTTGTCCCCGCCTGAAAAGGTAACCTGCGCATCATTGGTTTTCGCTGAATTTCCTACCAGAAGCTCTGCAAAATCGGTATATCTGTTGTTGTCCCAGAGCAGTACATCATAGGCATTGGCATTGGTTTTTACAATGTTGTCATTGGCAAAAGCCTCATTACGCATTTCCAGATACTGCTGGGTATTCATCATTTTTGGTAGGCTGGAAACATTGCTTACCCCTGAATATACCGTTGCACTGATTTTCAGTTTGCCGGGCCTGCCTTTTTTGGTGGTAATAAGAATAACGCCATTTGCGCCTCTGCTTCCATAAATCGCCGTAGCGTCCGCGTCTTTAAGGACATCGATACTCTCGATATCTGCCGCATTTAATCCGGCAAATGCACTCAGTCCATCACTTGTCGCGGCTCCGAAGGGTCCAACATTTACATTTACCTTATCATTACCGGCGGCCACGGGCACCCCGTCTATGATAAACAAGGGCTGGTCTGAACTCAGCGAGGAATCAAAGTTCGCACGCCCGCGAATCTGAATGCTCAGCCTTGCTCCGGGTACCCCGGTATTCTGGCTCACTACCATTCCCGGTATGCGCCCTTCTACTGCCTGAAAAATATTGTTGACAGGCTGCTTATTGAGTTCCTCACCGGATATTTTTGAAATATTGCTCGTGGCCAGCCGCTGAGAACCTTTTCCATATGCCTGAACAGCCACTTCGTCCAGTTTGGAAACATCCTGGGCAAGACGCACAATAAATTTACTGGCATTTTTCCGAATGACTAACTCCTGGGTTTTATAACCAATGGATGCGAATTCCAGAACGGTCCCTTCAGGAACGGCAATACTGAAATCACCGGCTGCGTTGCTGACGGTAATAACTCTCCCGCCCTTAATCCGGATATTCACATTTGGGAGGCCGGAACCTTCCTCGCTCAAAACCGTTCCGCTGAGGGTCACATCAAGTGAGAAAAAACCCGATAAGGTCTCGAAAAGACTTTTTTCCTTTTTTTTGATGATAATTGTTTTGTCCCTGATGAGATAGGTTAGATTCTGATCCTTCAGGCATAAGTCCATAGCGCTGTTGATGTTGGCCTGTTGCAGCCGGATACTGATCTTTTTGCCCGGTTTTAAATCATAATCATTGTATATAAAATCATATCCGCTCTGTTTGGTGATCATTTTAAAAATATCACTTACTGGGACGTTTCTTGCAGTGATGCTGATCCTTTGGGCAAAGGTCGATGCCGAGCCCTGCAGGATAAAGGACAGTAGTAAAATGGCGGTTAGCTTCATAAAAAGCACAGGTCTTTTAAGTGTATAAAAATCCATACATTTGAATTGGTTTAGGTTTGAAAGTTGATTCTCTGTAAAATAGTTGAAGCCTGAAAAATTTGAACCGGTGCAGTTCTGCTGCATACACAGTGTTCCGGTGGCCGCCGGAACGCTTTTTTTGGTCATTGTTTTCCAGGCAAGGGAATAAGTTAAGGCATTACGATGATCCTCCTTCCTTCCGCTTTAAAGTGTACGGTATTGGTTGACTGTAACAGGTCAAGTACTTTTGCGATTTCATCAAAACGGGAAACACTGCCTGAAAACTCCTGATGGGTGATCTCTCCCTGATAGGATACCTCCACATCATACCATCTGGAGACTTCGCGCATAATATCTTTGATATTTTCATTCTCAAAACGGAACTTACCATCTTTCCAGGCTACAGCATTGGCAGGATCAACGGCAATGACCTCTATCTCCTTTCCCCGCACCCTGGACTGTTCGCCAGGTTTCAGGGTAACCTTCCCGTTTATTTTTATGCTTCCCTCAACGAGTGTTGTTCTGGAAATAGTTTCGCCGGGATAAGTGCTGACATCAAAATGGGTACCCAGTACTTCCACTGTCTGTGATTTGCCGGTAACGATAAAGGGTTTCTGGCGGTTTTTGGCCACCTCAAAATAGGCCTCACCGCTCAGCTCAACCCTTCTTTCGCTCCCCGTAAAACTACTGGGAAAACGCAGGTAAGAATCGGCATTGAGCCAGACCGAGGTTCCGTCGGAAAGGATGATTTTATACTGGCCGCCCCTTGGCGTGCGGATGGTATTATAACCGCCTTCCCCTTGCGGGGCTCCGGGGCGCAGGTCATAGATAAGGGTTCCGTCCCCTGCTTTTTTAATTACCGCATTGCCCTGTATGGACAGGCTGCCTGCCTGGGCGCTTTTTAAGGGGATCTTTTTCCCGTTTGCGAGCGTGAGAATGGCCTGATTGAATCCCGGGCGTATGTTTTTAGTGCTAATGACCAGTTCAGGGGAAGACCGTTGGGCAGCAAGGTAATAAACTCCGGCTGCGACTGCAATTAATACCGATGCAGCGGCAACCAAACGGGGGAAAAGACGTAAACGTTTCGTGTGCACGAGATCCGGAACCGAGGACCTGAGTATTTTAAGTTCGGATGAAATCTCTGATTGCGAAAGGTCATCATGGCCTTCAACGGGCCAGTCCAGATACCAGCTTTCCAGAATAACGGTCTCCGTCTGGGAAAGTGTTCCTCTTTCAAATTTATCAAGTAGTATTCTGGCTTTTTCGTACTGCATATCACGGGATTTTTATCCTAACATACAACAGAGACTGGCGAAAATGATCCAGGGGGTAGAGAAATTACAGAAAAAGTAAAGGAAAGGCAGAACCCAGCCTGTTTTTTAGAATCTTTAATGCGTTTTGAACCTGTTTTTTTACCGTCTGCTCAGAAATTTCAAGTTTTTCCGCAATTTCACGGTGGCTCATTTCCTCATGTCTGCTAAGCTCGAAAACTTCCCGCATCTTATTTGGCAGCCGGGCGATTTCCTGGTCTATAATGTCCGTCAGCTGCGCATAGCGAATATTATGGTCGGTATCATCATTCCAGCTCTTGATATAATTTTCCAGTGAGGATAGGTATTCGGACTGAAGTTTTTCTTTGGCTATAAGGGTAAAAATCCGGTTTCTAACTGCTGTAAAAAGATAAGCCCTGAAACTGCCGGTAATCTCAAGTTTCTCCCTGTTGTTCCAAAGGACGATAAAAATATCCTGAACGATGTCCCTTGACTCCTCCTTTTTTTGTAACCGCGAATAGGCATGCATAAAGAGCAGGCGTTCGTAACGGTCATAAACCTGCGTATAGGCAAGGCGGTCGCCTTTTCTTAGAAGATCGAGAAGACTGACATCAGTAAGTTCGCGGTAGGTCGACATATCTTAAACACAAAGGTAACCTAAAATCTGCCAATCTCCTATCCAAGCACCTGAACGGTACAGTTTTTGAAATAGGAAATGGAGGTGCCGCCGGATCGGTACATAAAAATTATTAACTTCTATGCTATTAAAATTTGTTGTGCCGACCGGGTAGTGCGATAAACCAGAAAGCATAGGATTAAAAGCTAGTGTAATTATGAGTTTGACCAATAAGGCAATACTGAAAGAGGCCAACGAGGCCATCAGTGCGGGTGACCATGAAAAATTTTTATCCTTCTGCGGGGATGATTCTGTGTGGACCTTCGTAGGCGATCAGACCTTGCACGGCAAGGAGGCTATCCGCCAATATATCAAAAGCGCCTACCTGGAACCCCCGCGATTCAATATCGATCAGGTTATATCAGAAGGAGACTTGGTTACCGCGATAGGAAAGATCAGCCTTAAACAGCAGGACGGCAGCTGGGTGGATTACCAGTATTGCGACCTCTGGCGGTTCCGGGAAGATAGAATGTCTGAACTGACAGCCTTTGTTATTTAATATGCTTATGGCTATAAAGATCTGGGCATGTACGGTTGGAGTTTCTGCGATACTTGGGGCATTGATTTATCAACCTTAAAGGGAAAGGCTTTGTGCCACAGAATAATATCGTATCACTTTTTTGTGCCGGTTTTTGCGGCAAGGCAATAGATTCCGGGACGGCATAACCGCTTATATATTATAATTGTAATACCTCTAGCTATGGCAGAAATTGTTGAATTGCAAAATTTTTACGCACGTATTGATCTACCTGCCACATATGCTGACAATGGGGGCGGTCATTTTAACATTTTCAGGATAAATGACCTTAAATTGACCGGGAAAAAACGGTCGACTTATAGCCGGCGGACCTTTTACAAGATAACCCTTATCAACGGGCACAGCAAAATCCACTACGCCGAGGAGGATATAGAGATCAACGGTTATGCCCTTGTGTTTTCCAGTCCTTCCATTCAGTATCACTGGCAAATGATCAGCGAAGTTCAGCGTGGCTATATGTGCATATTTACAGAACAGTTTTTTAGCCGTTTCGCAAATATCGCAGGCTCTGCTGTTTTTCAGTCTGCCGCCGGTGGCGTAATTAAGCTTACAGAAAAGCAGGCGATCAGCTTCGAACGTTTATTGGAAAAGATCTTTGATGAACTCAGCGGAAATTACAGATACAAATATGAACTGCTGAGGTGCCTGCTCATGGAAGTTGTCCATGAGGGGCAAAAAATGCTTCCCATGTGCGATGAAATGCTTTATGGTTCCAATGCCGCCGAAAGAATTGCCTCTCTGTTCACCGGGTTAATGGAACGGGAATATCCCATCGAGCTCACCTATCAGGTTGTGAGGCTGACCTCCCCATTCGCTTTTGCACAGCAGCTGAACATCCACGTAAATCATTTAAATAAAGCGCTTAAGGCGGCAACTGGCCAGACGACCTCGCAGCTGATCAGCCAACGGATTTTGCAGGAAGCCAAGGTGCTGCTCAAAAAAACCAACTGGTCGATTGCCGAGATAGCCTGCAGCCTGGGCTTTGGAGAAGCCAGCCATTTCTCCGCCTTCTTCAAAAGTCTGAGCGGGATCAGGGCAAAGGATTACCGTGCGCTAAATAGGGATTGATCAGCTTTTGTCAGTCGAGATAAGCGTTCGCTACAATTTTCCTGCAGGGGAGATTATGTAAGGGATGTTTTTATTACTTATCTTTGCAGGCAAGAATATCTATCGTGAAAACCGTTCGTCCAAAACTTCGTACCGAAACATCCATGCACTGTTCGGGCCTTTTTCTTAACGAACGGGCTATTGCAACTTTAAAAGAAAAAAACTATTGTGTGGAGGATCGCCTGCTCGATGGAGATGCGCCAAAACAGTTTATCAGGGTTTATACCTATACCCCTGATAGCGGAATTCACCGCAAAAGTCCAAAAACCTGGATTCCATATATTGCCAAGACTGCAGAAAAATGGTATCCCCATGAATCGGTGGTTGAATTTATGATCAACAGAATCGGTCAGGTATTGGCACTTAATATGAACGAAGTTGAACTGTTCTGGATTAATGGACAGATTCGTTTTTTAAGCCGGTATTTTTTGAAGAGCAGCGAAACGCTTACCCACGGTGCAGAAATTTGCGGCGAATATCTGAACGATATGGATCTCGCTGCAGAAATTGCCAATGAAAAGAAAACTTCACGCGAACTCTTTACTTTTCAGTTTATTGAAAAGGCGATTGTGGCCAAGTTTGATGGACAAACTAAAACACTGATGACCGAGATTGTCAAAATGATTGTTTATGACGGGCTGGTTGGTAATAATGACAGACACTTTTATAACTGGGGGGTCATAACAAACACAAAAAAGCTGAATACCCAGCCTCGCTTTGCGCCAATTTATGATTCGGCAAGGGGTTTGCTATGGAATAGCAGTGATGAGTGGATCAGGAACAATCTTGGGGCGATGAGCCGGGGCGGAAAAAAGGTGGAACGTTACATCAATGACGCCTGTCCGAGAATAAGTATTGAGGACAACAGTGAAATTGATCACTTCGGATTAATCGGATATCTTAAAAACTATAGTAGCGAATATGACGTTATCATAAAAGAAATGTCTTCGCCGGAAAACGAAGAACGCATCCTGGAAATGTTAAAAAAAGAATTTTTTCCTTTTTTTATCGTAGAAAGGTGTAAATTAATAGAGTATATTGTTAAAGAAAGATTTAAAAAAATAAGGGGGCTATGATATGATAAAATATTTTAAACGTCTTTTTTCAAAATCAGAAGAACTTCATCCGGAGATGGAGGTTCATTTACCGAAAGATGAAAATGCAACATTTGAACTTAAGGTAGATAAATTGGTTATTGGAACGCTCCAATGTGAGAATGGAGAATGGAAATTTAAATATACCGATGATTTTAAAAAGCATCGCAATGAATACAACCACATTGCCGGATTTTCAAACCTGGATAAGACTTATATAAACGATACCTTGTGGCCGTTTTTCCAGACCAGGATTCCAGGGCTGAAACAACCTGCGGTTAAGGAAATATTGAAAAAAGAACACATAAACGAATCTAATGAACTCGAGCTGTTGAAACGGTTTGGAAAAAAAACCATTTCAAATCCGTATGAGTTGGAACTGGTTTAAATCTATTAAAATGTGAATTTTTCCCCGGCCTTTATTTAAGGTGCGGGGATTTTTTTTATGGGACATTTCCGGGAAATGGATAGGTGCGCGTGTTCTGGGTACTCAGCAAACCATTCCGGTCAAGAAAAGGGCAATCCTAAGGAAACATCAACTCACGGATAAACGGTGCGCCAATGCCCCGCTCTCTAAAAAATTTACCTTTCAGATTTTTCGCTTTCGCTGCTGGGTTGAAGATTCCTTGTTAACCTTTCCGAATGATATGAGGTTCCCGTTAAACAGGGCCTCACCACAGTTGATTGCGAAACGAATTTCACCCAAAGCCAGGGTGCGGGCAAAAAGCGCAACCGGGAAAATGGCAGAAAACCGGAAATAGGGGATATAGGTTACAGCGCCGGGTTGGGGCCACAGGTTGTTCCTGTTTCTTACCGGATTTCTACAGCCAGGCAGAAAAGGGATTACTGCGAATCAACAATGATTGATTTTCACAGTTTTTAACTTCATATCCGTAATTTATTAATAAAAAGCGTCACTATTTTTGCTTAAGAATTAATAAACATGTGGACAAAAAAAGATATTCCGGATTTAACCGGTAAAACGGCTATCGTTACAGGGGCGAATACGGGTCTTGGTTATGAAACGGCGCTGGCCTTATTTGAGGCTGGTGCAAAAGTAATCCTGGCCTGCAGAACTATCGAAAAATCAGCGCAAACCCTTCAGAGGTTATCTTTGATGCCGGGAAAGGGAGCAGTTGAAACCGGGCAGCTTGATTTATCAAGTTTGAGGTCGGTTAAACAGTTCTGCACGATATTTTTACAGCAGCACGGGAAACTGGATATTCTTATCAATAATGCCGGTGTCGCCAACTTACCTGAATCCAAAACCTCCGAAGGCTATGAACTCCAGTTCGGCGTGAATTTTTTGGGACATTTTGCCCTTACAGGCTACCTTTATCCCTTACTAAAGGTTACCTCCGGTTCACGGGTTGTTACCTTAAGCAGCATGGGTTATGAAGCCGGAAGCCTGGATTTTGAGAACCTTAGATCCGAAAAAGATTATGACCCGCTGCGTGAATACCGTCAAAGCAAACTGGCCAACCTTCTGTTTTCCCTGGAACTGGACAGGAAGATTTTGGCAAAAAAAGATCGGGTATTGTCCATTGCCGCTCAACCGGGAGCCAACAACACGGATTTGATGAGACATTCAACGGCCGAGGAAATTGCAATGGGAAAAAAGCGCATAGGAGATTTTATGGAACCCGCACAAGGTGCTTTGTCTTCCCTGTATGCAGCGGTATCGGATGAAGCTAGAGGTGGAAACCTGTATCAGCCCGATCAGGGATTCAGCGGTTATCCCGCGCTGGCAGTTCTCAAAGAGAAAGCACTGGACCGGATTGCTGCTGCAAGACTTTGGCAGCTTGCCGAGGGTGTCACAGGCATTCAGTATCCCTGACTTGATAAAGGCTGGTGATAAGCCTTATCTGATATGTTTTTATACCACTGACCCCGCCCGGGAAACTTCCGGATGTTGTGATGGATCATTCAGGTACTGTGAACCCCATTTATCCATCAGCTGGATGACCGGCAAAAGCGAGATTCCCAGCGCAGTGAGAAAGTATTCAACCTTTGGCGGCAATACCGGATAAATCGTTTTTGTTATAATCCCATGTTCCTCCAGTTCACTCAGCTGCTGATTGAGCACCCGGCGGCTTGCCCGGTGGTTTAAGCGCTGAAGTTCGCTCGGCCTCCGGTGTCCCTGCCAGATATTGTAGAGCAGGCAGGGTTTCCATTTTCCGCCAATAATATCCATAATCATACCCATTCCGCAATCTATTTCCTTCGGTATCTTTCTTTCCATATTCAGTTCGGATTCTTTCAGCAAAGATACAGGATATATTCAAAACTGGATATAGGGATAATTTTAGCCCTATGCTATAATGAAGTACGTACTTGTCTGAAGTAGGGATATGGCCTAGTTTTGCCTTTCAAATCTATAATAATGAATATTTACAAATCCATATCAAACAGGTTAAAATCTGCGGCTTGCTATAAAACATTAGCAGCCGTCATTTTTTTTATCATATGCGCACAAAAGACAATTGCACAGCAAGCTGCCAGGTTTTTACCCCAGCCTGGCAGTTACCACATGATGCTGGGGCAAATTGAAATCGTCGCCTTTTCCGACGGCAGCATCCCGCAGGAGCTGGACAAGCTGCTCACCAATGTTGAACCGGAGGAAGTCAGAAGGCTCACAAAGCAAAATTTCCAGCAGCCAACGGTCGAAGCTTCGGTAAATGCCTATCTGGTAAAAACCGGCGGCAAGTCGATCCTAATCGATGCTGGTACTTCAGAACTCTATGGCCCATCCCTGGGCCATCTTCCTGCAAATATGCGCGCTGCGGGCTATAATCCGGAACAAATCGACGCCATCCTGATTACCCATATTCATACCGACCATACAGGCGGGTTGATACAGGGCGATAAAATAGTCTTTCCAAATGCGACCGTCTATGTAAGTAAGGCGGAAGCTGATTACTGGCTTAATGAAGATAGCTTTTCAAAGGCCCCTGCCAAAATGAAGCCTTATTTTGAGCAGGCAAGGATGAAAATGCTGCCCTATGTAAAAGCAGGCAGAGTCAAAACCTTTGTGTATGGCACAGAACTGTTTCCCGGCATAATGCCCGTTGCCAGTCCGGGGCACACGCCCGGCCACAGCTTTTATCAGCTCACCAGCCAAGGTCAGAAAATCATGTTCTGGGGGGATATCCTTCATTCAGGTGCAGTCCAGTTCGCAAGGCCCGAGGTTACTATCGTGTACGACGTTGATCCGGGTCGGGCAGCCAGCTCGCGCAAGAAAGCATTTCGGGAAGCAGCCGCAAACGGTTATTGGATCGCCGGCGATCACCTATCCTTTCCCGGTATCGGCCATGTAAAAGCATACGGTAATGCTTACCAATGGTATCCCATCAATTACACCACTACCGGTAGCGGTCAATAAGATTATGAACTGTCTTTCCAAAATAAAGTATTTACTGGCTTTGTGCATTTTATCCCTTGCCGCTCTCCCAGGAGTCGCCCAGGATCATTCGGTAAGGGATTCACTGATGATCAAGGCTATCTATAACCAGGTGCTAAAAACAAATTCGATGGATAGTAACCTGAGATACCTCACCGGGCACATCGGTGCCAGGATAAGCGGTTCTCCTGCCGCCACGCGGACGGTAAACTGGGCGAAGTCGTTAATGGAAAGCTATGGCCCGGACCGCGTCTATCTTCAGCCCGTAACGGTTCCCCACTGGGTTCGTGGAGACCTTGAGACTGCCTGTTTTCTTGAAAAGGAAAAAAAAATCAGCCTCAGCATCAGTGCTCTGGGAGGCTCGGTTGCCAGCGGTGGAATGCTGCGGGCCGGAATTCTGGAGGTCAGATCCCTAACAGCGCTTGCCGCGATGCCTGATAACCTTGTCCAGGGGAAAGTGATTTTCTTTAACGGGGCAATGGACCGGACGGAAATAGAGGTTTTCAAGGCTTATCTGAATGCAGTAGAACAGCGGAGCATCGGCGCCGTCTATGCTGCCAGAAAAGGAGCGGTAGGGGTATTGGTACGCTCACTGACCCTTTCCAGAGATGATATTCCCCATACCGGCGCAGTGAACTACGACCCTCAGGTCAAAAAAATTCCGGCTGCGGCGCTGAGTACCAATAGCGCCGATGCCTTGAGTGTAGCATTTATTAACGATCCACAGCTCGAAATTTCAATAAATTTAAACTGCATCAACCTTCCCCCGGTGTCATCCCACAACGTGATCGCCGAAATTAAAGGTTCAAAATTTCCCGGCGAGATCATAACCCTTGGTGCCCATCTGGACTCCTGGGACCTTGGCGAGGGTGCTTCGGACGATGGTACAGGACTGGTTCAGTCGATGGAGCTGCTCAGGGTATTCAAAGCAATTGGCCTGAAGCCCGAGCGTACCATCAGGGTGATCTTATATATGAACGAGGAGTCAGGCGCCCATGGCGCAACCGAGTATGCCCGGCAGGCCTTGCTCAACAGGGAAAGCCATGTCGCCCTGATCGAGTCTGATGCGGGCGGTTTCGCGCCAAGAGGCTTCAGGGTGGAGGGTGAGATGAAAATATTGAGCAGGCTCAGGGAATTTGCCTTACTTCTGAGGCCATATAAGGCCGATGCTCTGGAGCTCCATCAGCGTGGCGTAGATCTGGTGCCCATGAAAGGGCAGGCCCGGGCACTGCTCAGCCTGGACTGTGATGACAGCCGGCTCTTTGATATCCACCACAGCAAGCTTGATACCTATGATAAGATTAACCCCAGGGAAGTGGCAATGGGCGCGGGCGCCATGCTTGCAATGGTCGCCTTAATAAGTAAGTATGGATTATGAGCAGAAAACTTTTTATAACCCTTCCCGTCCTGCTGTTTGGTTCAGCATTGTTTGCCCAAAAAAAAACAGCTATGGCCTTTAGCGACTACAGGGAAGCGGGTGGCTTGATTTATCTGTCCGGGCAGACCGGAATGCCCGGACAGATAAATCAGGAAGTCAGCCGGGCTTTGGGCAAGGTGAGGGCTATACTCACCTCTGCCGGTTCCTCTTTTGACAAGGTGGTTACGGTACAGGTTTATTTAACAGACCTCGGGCGGTACGAAGAATTCAAT is drawn from Pedobacter mucosus and contains these coding sequences:
- a CDS encoding SusC/RagA family TonB-linked outer membrane protein, which codes for MTKKSVPAATGTLCMQQNCTGSNFSGFNYFTENQLSNLNQFKCMDFYTLKRPVLFMKLTAILLLSFILQGSASTFAQRISITARNVPVSDIFKMITKQSGYDFIYNDYDLKPGKKISIRLQQANINSAMDLCLKDQNLTYLIRDKTIIIKKKEKSLFETLSGFFSLDVTLSGTVLSEEGSGLPNVNIRIKGGRVITVSNAAGDFSIAVPEGTVLEFASIGYKTQELVIRKNASKFIVRLAQDVSKLDEVAVQAYGKGSQRLATSNISKISGEELNKQPVNNIFQAVEGRIPGMVVSQNTGVPGARLSIQIRGRANFDSSLSSDQPLFIIDGVPVAAGNDKVNVNVGPFGAATSDGLSAFAGLNAADIESIDVLKDADATAIYGSRGANGVILITTKKGRPGKLKISATVYSGVSNVSSLPKMMNTQQYLEMRNEAFANDNIVKTNANAYDVLLWDNNRYTDFAELLVGNSAKTNDAQVTFSGGDKNTQYRLGGGYHKDGTVWPGEKSSDRASVSFNLHSATENQKFSIDFSGLYSITNSDLVGGDLAGAVTLPPNFRLYDAKGNLAWNEGGYDGKDNPLSQLNLIYRSNMNSINANTVLNYKITRDLTIRSSFGYNSTITDDKRLMPLSSQNPNKPNLGGLSLLGNSVFRNWIAEPQAEYTKKISKGTLNVLLGATYNSRNTSSLQGRGTGYTSDDLLESLGAAQTVTITNTASTYKYQAFFGRINYNWDQKYIINLTGRRDGSSRFGPESRFSSFGAGGAAWIFSSEDYFKNSRVLSYGKLRASYGVTGNDQIGEYAYLDSYTNGPTYGDSTTLAPGKLYNPKLHWERNIKAELGLELGFLKDRILFTASVYQNVSSDPLVTYPLPRITGFTGVVNNLEGVRVQNRGLELTLTTKNINSDKFTWASDFNITVPKNILKAYPDLASSSYATKYAIGQSLNRIFATEFLGVDPATGLYTVNDVNGDKIANVLDYIVQGNTDPKFYGGLNNNFSYGRFSASFFLQFTRQLGKDWRASQAFNLPGGMLNFPTLALDRWQAPGQQADVQKYTTLPGSLTGLSGTYAYISSGGSYTDASYVRLKNVYLAYDLPINWLSTIHINSCRLYFQAQNVFVITGYKGADPETQSYTRMAPLRTFTAGLQISL
- a CDS encoding FecR family protein is translated as MQYEKARILLDKFERGTLSQTETVILESWYLDWPVEGHDDLSQSEISSELKILRSSVPDLVHTKRLRLFPRLVAAASVLIAVAAGVYYLAAQRSSPELVISTKNIRPGFNQAILTLANGKKIPLKSAQAGSLSIQGNAVIKKAGDGTLIYDLRPGAPQGEGGYNTIRTPRGGQYKIILSDGTSVWLNADSYLRFPSSFTGSERRVELSGEAYFEVAKNRQKPFIVTGKSQTVEVLGTHFDVSTYPGETISRTTLVEGSIKINGKVTLKPGEQSRVRGKEIEVIAVDPANAVAWKDGKFRFENENIKDIMREVSRWYDVEVSYQGEITHQEFSGSVSRFDEIAKVLDLLQSTNTVHFKAEGRRIIVMP
- a CDS encoding RNA polymerase sigma factor; this encodes MSTYRELTDVSLLDLLRKGDRLAYTQVYDRYERLLFMHAYSRLQKKEESRDIVQDIFIVLWNNREKLEITGSFRAYLFTAVRNRIFTLIAKEKLQSEYLSSLENYIKSWNDDTDHNIRYAQLTDIIDQEIARLPNKMREVFELSRHEEMSHREIAEKLEISEQTVKKQVQNALKILKNRLGSAFPLLFL
- a CDS encoding nuclear transport factor 2 family protein; its protein translation is MSLTNKAILKEANEAISAGDHEKFLSFCGDDSVWTFVGDQTLHGKEAIRQYIKSAYLEPPRFNIDQVISEGDLVTAIGKISLKQQDGSWVDYQYCDLWRFREDRMSELTAFVI
- a CDS encoding helix-turn-helix domain-containing protein, which codes for MAEIVELQNFYARIDLPATYADNGGGHFNIFRINDLKLTGKKRSTYSRRTFYKITLINGHSKIHYAEEDIEINGYALVFSSPSIQYHWQMISEVQRGYMCIFTEQFFSRFANIAGSAVFQSAAGGVIKLTEKQAISFERLLEKIFDELSGNYRYKYELLRCLLMEVVHEGQKMLPMCDEMLYGSNAAERIASLFTGLMEREYPIELTYQVVRLTSPFAFAQQLNIHVNHLNKALKAATGQTTSQLISQRILQEAKVLLKKTNWSIAEIACSLGFGEASHFSAFFKSLSGIRAKDYRALNRD